The following coding sequences lie in one Kribbella sp. NBC_00709 genomic window:
- a CDS encoding helix-turn-helix domain-containing protein — translation MSATDTERADHLKVLGLNDDEIEVYQHLLRTGPSSITELDDAIPDRERPIDSILGGLVQAGLARRSGSDHSRYLPVPPDAGLEAMTLRRESELKQARIEVLNAYDEFRRTVHNESTTHLIEVVTGGAIIERIHQIKGGAQREILAIDSPPYYIGGPNQEEIDHLKRGVAYRVVYSPESVEVPGYLTENILPCVEAGEQARVLPDVPAKLTIIDGSIAYVSMSVRDTDVNRSLLIIRPSSLLSALIGMFELCWRNALPLHASVGAEDDRLEPIERRLLALLATGAADDTIARTLGISRRTFFRYLERLMNRTGASTRFQLALHAARENWL, via the coding sequence GTGAGCGCAACCGACACGGAGCGTGCCGACCATTTGAAGGTGCTCGGGCTCAACGACGACGAGATCGAGGTCTACCAGCACCTGCTGCGGACCGGCCCGTCGTCGATCACCGAACTGGATGACGCGATCCCTGACCGGGAACGCCCGATCGACTCCATTCTGGGCGGTCTCGTGCAGGCCGGCCTGGCCCGGCGGTCCGGCTCGGACCACTCCCGCTATCTGCCGGTGCCCCCGGACGCGGGCCTCGAGGCGATGACGCTGCGCCGGGAGTCCGAGCTGAAGCAGGCCCGGATCGAGGTCCTGAACGCGTACGACGAATTCCGCCGGACCGTGCACAACGAGTCGACCACGCACCTGATCGAGGTCGTGACCGGTGGCGCGATCATCGAGCGGATCCACCAGATCAAGGGTGGTGCGCAGCGCGAGATCCTGGCGATCGACTCACCGCCGTACTACATCGGCGGCCCGAACCAGGAGGAGATCGACCACCTCAAGCGCGGCGTCGCCTACCGCGTCGTGTACTCGCCGGAGTCGGTCGAGGTGCCGGGGTACCTGACCGAGAACATCCTGCCGTGCGTGGAGGCCGGTGAGCAGGCCCGGGTGCTGCCCGACGTGCCGGCGAAGCTGACCATCATCGACGGCTCGATCGCGTACGTGTCCATGTCGGTGCGCGACACCGATGTGAACCGGTCGCTGCTGATCATCCGGCCGAGCAGTCTGCTGTCGGCGCTGATCGGGATGTTCGAGCTCTGCTGGCGCAACGCGTTGCCGCTGCACGCATCCGTCGGCGCCGAGGACGACCGCCTGGAGCCGATCGAGCGCCGCCTGCTCGCGCTGCTGGCGACCGGCGCCGCGGACGACACCATCGCCCGCACGCTCGGCATCAGCCGCCGCACGTTCTTCCGCTACCTGGAACGCCTGATGAACCGCACCGGCGCCAGCACCCGCTTCCAGCTCGCCCTGCACGCGGCCCGGGAAAACTGGCTGTAG